The sequence ATTTCCTCCTGAGAAATCAAGACACTTCTCTCACGCCTGCTCTCTAGACCTCCGCCCCCCTATCGGTCCCGCCTTCTCTTCCGCAAGCCAGATCCGTCCTCCCCTCTCGCAGGCCAGACCCCGACGTCTCTCTCGCCCGGGCCCGTTTCCCGAAACAGTCGCTCGTACCAGTCCATAAGGCTGAAGTAGTCTCGAGTGGGGTCAGGTGCCTGCAGCGCTCTGCACTGTGGGCAGAAGAACCTGTCCTCCCGCCCGGGGCCCCATGGGCCGCCGCAGTTCCAACAGTGGGGAGAATTGCTTTCCGCCTGCGACGCAGCATCGCAGCTTAGCAGTCTCCTTCTGGGAACCCCTGTTGGCCAAAACCCCCACACCCGGAGCAAAGCCCCGACTCTCCCCCGCCACATCTCGCCGGCGGCCTAGCTAGCCGTGGTCACCCGTGGGGAAAAGCAAAGAGAGCGTCCAACCAGACTAATGCTGCTGATTGGCTGGGGAGTCGAGGGGGCGGGATCACCCGAGGGGAACCCGAGTTCTAAGTTCCGCTCTGCCTTCTAAACTACAACTCCCAGGAAGCATTGAGGCGATGCCTGACGGCCACATCTGCTGCTCCTCATTGGTCCGGCGGCAGGGGAGAGGGTTTTGATTGGCTGAGGGTGGAGTTTGTATCTGCAGGTTTAGCGCCACTGCAGGCTGAGGCTGTGGAGAGTGTGCGGCTCCAGGTGGGCTCACGCGGTGAGTCATATTGGGAACTTCTGTTGGGTGTTTGGTGGTTCGAATCCCATCTTCAGCGTTTCGTGCGAGCGGAGTCTCCTGAGCTTCGCTTTGTCTGTATTTTTGTACTGAAGGGGGAGTGTGTGGGCGACTCTCTTCCTTTTTAGTAGATCATCCTCGAGGTGAAGTTCACTTCCCGTATTACTTACAAGCTGAAACAGGCCTGAACGGACAGGATAAGAAGGAACAGAGTTGTGTTCTTCAATATCAGAGCGAAGTTACTTTGTAAAAAGTTCTATAGATGTTAGTAGTCATTGCCATTCTTTAGATTCAATCTCTAAAATACTTATAGAGAGGCCAGTCTTAGCTACTGGGCGCTGCAGGAACTGGAAACGCACTGAGCTGTGTAGGAGGATGTTCTGCGGGTCCCTAAGTAAGTCCCTAAGTAAGTGTATGGGATAGGGTGGCCAGGAGTGGGTAGGAGGGAATCAGTCCTCCTTCGGACTTAGGTTTTCTACTTGAAAAAAAAGATTGTGTTTCACTTGAAAGCCttctggactttttaaaaaaaattatttatttttgatataaaGTATACATGTATGAGTACCAcatatgtaccttttttttttttttttgagacggagtctctctctgttgccaggctggagtgcagtggcgcgatctgggctcactgcaacttctgcctcctgggttcaagcggttctcctgcctcagcctcctaagtatctaggattataggtgccggccaccatgcccggctagtatttttagtagagatggggttttaccatgttggccaggctggtcttgaactcctgacctcaggtgatccacccgccttggcctcccaaagtgctgggattacaggtgtgagccactgcacccagcctaatttcagttttttgaggaatcacaaTACTTTTGTGattagtggctatactaatttgcattcccaccaatggtgtatgTGAACAGGGCAAGGTCAGACATAACTAGGTCCGTGAACATTTGTGTTTTTCCACAAGATCAGACttattgatgttttattttaattgtaaaagcCACGAGCTACATGGAGTTCCCAAGGAAGCAATTTTCTGTAGTACTACCTGTTTACTTGGTAGTCAGAACCGTGGGCACACAGGCTGAAGCCATTCCACAAGTCAGTCAGCATTGTAAATTATACACAatagtatatttatttaatatataaatgttataggTTAAAAATCTTACATTAAAGTAACATTTAACATTCAGAGAAAAGGGGATAGGGAAAGCGGTTATCAAACCAGTCCAAGGAGAGCAATGTGGACAAAGAGAGTGTTTTGGCTTGATCTGGGGTGTCAGTGTCTTGTAAGGAAGAGTTTTTTGATGTGGATGAGCCTTTGGTGGCAGATGCTGGGTGTTAATCGTGAGTGACAGCAAGATGGTGTCTGTTAGGACAGCCATTCTGACCTAATAAAGTCCTGGTCTTATGACCACAAAATTTTCTGGTAAGGACTAATAACAAAAGCGTGTACATGTTTATGTCCTTATCTGGTTTAGTAccgtctttttttgtttttttttttgagacagagtctcgctttgtctctcgcaggctagagtgcagtggcgtgatctcggatcactgcaacttccgactccctggttcaagcgattctcctgcctcagcctcccaagtagctgggattacaggcacgtgacaccacgcccagctaagttttgtatttttagtagagtcggggtttcaccatgatggccaggatggtcttgatctcctgactttgtgatccgtctgccttggcctcccaaagtgctgggattacaggcgtgaaccactgtgcctggccagtacaGTCTTTATTAATTAGACAAACATCTGGTCCCTATTGGCataatgccttttaaaatacAAGAGCCTTTTTCTAAGATAAAATTACTTATGTCAAGAGCACTCTGTacagttcccctttctccacattcttcccagcatctgttattgcctgtcttttattcaaaccattttaactggggtgagatggtatctcattgtaggtttgtttgtttgtttgtttgtttgtttgagacagagtcttactctgtagcctaggctggaatgcagtggtgcgattttgactcactgcattctctgcctcccaggttcaagcgattctcctgcctcagcctcccaagtagctgggattatagacacctgccaccatgcccagctaattttcatatttttagtggagacagggtttcaccatgttggccaggctggtctcaaactcctgacctcaagtgatctgcccgcctccgcctcccaaagttctgggattacaggcatgagatactgTGCCCAGgcctcactgtagttttgatttgttatttc comes from Macaca fascicularis isolate 582-1 chromosome 10, T2T-MFA8v1.1 and encodes:
- the HSCB gene encoding iron-sulfur cluster co-chaperone protein HscB isoform X8; the encoded protein is MWRGRVGALLRVWGFWPTGVPRRRLLSCDAASQAESNSPHCWNCGGPWGPGREDRFFCPQCRALQAPDPTRDYFSLMDCNRSFRVDTAKLQHRYQQLQRLVHPDFFSQRSQLNRKNLLTM
- the HSCB gene encoding iron-sulfur cluster co-chaperone protein HscB isoform X5, coding for MWRGRVGALLRVWGFWPTGVPRRRLLSCDAASQAESNSPHCWNCGGPWGPGREDRFFCPQCRALQAPDPTRDYFSLMDCNRSFRVDTAKLQHRYQQLQRLVHPDFFSQRSQTEKDFSEKHSTLVNDAYKTLLAPLSRGLYLMTLKKPRKF
- the HSCB gene encoding iron-sulfur cluster co-chaperone protein HscB isoform X4; the encoded protein is MWRGRVGALLRVWGFWPTGVPRRRLLSCDAASQAESNSPHCWNCGGPWGPGREDRFFCPQCRALQAPDPTRDYFSLMDCNRSFRVDTAKLQHRYQQLQRLVHPDFFSQRSQTEKDFSEKHSTLVNDAYKTLLAPLSRGLYLLNRKNLLTM
- the HSCB gene encoding iron-sulfur cluster co-chaperone protein HscB isoform X7; translated protein: MWRGRVGALLRVWGFWPTGVPRRRLLSCDAASQAESNSPHCWNCGGPWGPGREDRFFCPQCRALQAPDPTRDYFSLMDCNRSFRVDTAKLQHRYQQLQRLVHPDFFSQRSQTEKDFSEKHSTLVNDAYKTLLAPLSRGLYLVR
- the HSCB gene encoding iron-sulfur cluster co-chaperone protein HscB isoform X6, whose protein sequence is MWRGRVGALLRVWGFWPTGVPRRRLLSCDAASQAESNSPHCWNCGGPWGPGREDRFFCPQCRALQAPDPTRDYFSLMDCNRSFRVDTAKLQHRYQQLQRLVHPDFFSQRSQTEKDFSEKHSTLVNDAYKTLLAPLSRGLYLVS